The Humulus lupulus chromosome 4, drHumLupu1.1, whole genome shotgun sequence genome has a window encoding:
- the LOC133830224 gene encoding elongation factor Tu, chloroplastic codes for MAISSTAASASTKLVYPYASSSSPSSSSSYPSTNAILASRPTSKLTHLSSSFINPSTILHLTPVTTTTPTRHSRSFTIRAARGKFERKKPHVNIGTIGHVDHGKTTLTAALTMALASTGGGAPKKYDEIDAAPEERARGITINTATVEYETENRHYAHVDCPGHADYVKNMITGAAQMDGAILVVSGADGPMPQTKEHILLAKQVGVPNMVVFLNKQDQVDDEELLQLVELEVRELLSSYEFPGDDVPIVSGSALLALEALMANPTIKRGENQWVDKIYELMDSVDDYIPIPQRQTDLPFLLAIEDVFSITGRGTVATGRIERGTIKVTDTVEIVGLKDTRTTTVTGVEMFQKILDDAMAGDNVGLLLRGIQKADIQRGMVLAKPGTITPHTKFEAIVYVLKKEEGGRHSPFFAGYRPQFYMRTTDVTGKVLTIMNDKDEESKMVMPGDRVKMVVELIVPVACEQGMRFAIREGGKTVGAGVIQSIIE; via the coding sequence ATGGCAATTTCTTCAACTGCAGCCTCAGCTTCCACTAAGCTCGTTTACCCATATGCATCTTCatcttcaccttcttcttcttcttcttatcctTCAACCAATGCCATTTTAGCCTCTAGACCAACATCGAAACTGACCCATCTCTCTTCTTCGTTCATAAACCCCTCCACCATTCTTCACCTCACACCAGTCACCACAACTACCCCCACTCGACACTCCCGGTCCTTCACAATCCGAGCGGCTCGTGGGAAGTTTGAGAGGAAAAAACCCCATGTCAATATTGGCACAATAGGCCACGTCGACCACGGCAAGACCACCCTCACTGCTGCTCTGACCATGGCCTTGGCTTCCACCGGAGGAGGTGCCCCCAAGAAGTACGACGAAATTGACGCCGCCCCAGAGGAACGTGCTCGTGGTATCACCATCAACACCGCCACCGTCGAGTACGAGACGGAAAACAGGCACTACGCCCATGTCGACTGCCCTGGTCACGCTGATTATGTGAAGAACATGATTACCGGTGCTGCCCAGATGGACGGAGCTATCCTCGTCGTTTCAGGTGCAGACGGCCCAATGCCTCAGACCAAGGAGCACATTCTGTTGGCTAAGCAAGTGGGTGTGCCTAACATGGTGGTTTTCTTGAACAAACAGGACCAAGTTGATGATGAGGAGCTTTTGCAGCTTGTGGAGTTAGAGGTTCGTGAGTTACTTTCTTCGTATGAGTTTCCTGGTGATGATGTGCCTATTGTTTCTGGTTCTGCTTTATTAGCTTTAGAGGCTTTAATGGCTAATCCTACCATTAAACGAGGAGAGAACCAATGGGTTGATAAAATTTATGAGCTTATGGACTCTGTTGATGATTACATTCCAATCCCACAACGCCAAACTGATCTTCCATTTTTGCTTGCCATAGAAGATGTGTTTTCGATTACAGGTCGTGGTACTGTGGCCACTGGCCGTATAGAAAGGGGTACCATTAAGGTTACTGATACAGTTGAAATTGTTGGTCTAAAGGACACAAGAACCACTACCGTTACTGGGGTTGAAATGTTTCAGAAAATCCTTGATGATGCTATGGCTGGTGACAATGTGGGATTGTTGCTTAGAGGTATTCAGAAAGCTGATATACAGAGAGGGATGGTTTTGGCTAAGCCTGGTACCATTACCCCACATACCAAGTTTGAGGCAATTGTGTATGTGTTGAAGAAGGAAGAGGGTGGCCGACATTCACCATTTTTCGCAGGCTACAGGCCTCAGTTTTACATGAGGACTACTGATGTCACTGGTAAAGTGCTCACCATTATGAACGATAAGGATGAAGAGTCTAAGATGGTCATGCCTGGCGACCGTGTCAAGATGGTTGTTGAACTCATTGTTCCAGTGGCCTGTGAGCAGGGAATGAGGTTTGCTATTAGAGAAGGAGGGAAAACAGTCGGAGCCGGTGTTATTCAATCCATAATTGAGTAA
- the LOC133830225 gene encoding protein DEHYDRATION-INDUCED 19 homolog 5-like — protein MDVDFWASRVHSAKHFSAVHAARLHSDRSLALDATEEDEDVRPCFPCPFCYLDIEVTSLCIHLQEEHCFDLKNAVCPLCAANLGRDVIGHFVVQHASSLKHRRKPHKSGFWTGSTAMLGKELSKRGREDSYESAPDPLLSPFICSLSFSELKLTHQDECKSTDAPVTTDEKSTEPSYCEKDNEERRQRAAFVQQLIESTIFLDH, from the exons ATGGATGTTGACTTCTGGGCTTCAAGGGTTCACTCTGCTAAACACTTTTCTGCTGTTCATGCTGCTCGCCTTCACTCTG ATCGGAGTTTAGCCTTGGATGCAACCGAGGAAGATGAAGATGTAAGGCCTTGTTTCCCATGCCCTTTCTGCTATCTGGATATTGAAGTTACTTCACTCTGCATCCACTTGCAGGAAGAACATTGCTTTGACTTGAAAAATGCA GTTTGTCCTCTATGTGCAGCAAATCTTGGGAGAGATGTAATTGGACATTTTGTTGTACAACATGCAAGCTCCTTGAAG CATAGAAGAAAACCTCATAAATCTGGCTTTTGGACCGGTAGTACAGCAATGCTCGGAAAGGAGCTGTCTAAACGGGGAAGGGAAGACTCGTATGAATCTGCTCCTGATCCATTGCTTTCGCCATTTATTTGCAGCCTATCATTTTCAGAGCTTAAACTTACCCACCAAGATGAATGTAAAAGCACTGATGCTCCGGTGACTACTGACGAGAAAAG CACCGAGCCATCATATTGtgaaaaagataatgaagaaaGGAGGCAAAGAGCAGCATTTGTGCAACAGTTGATAGAGTCAACCATCTTCTTGGATCATTAA
- the LOC133832008 gene encoding uncharacterized mitochondrial protein AtMg00810-like: protein MVLIYVGDIIVTGNNTLLLKQFISQLNTKFALKDLGPLHFFFGIEVHRDESSLYLNQGKYVKELLSRTGMLHLKPCQTPMTTGKSQSKFDGEPLQNPTEYRSIIGGLQYLTHTRPDLSFAVNKLSLFLQAPTSAHWSAAKRVLRYLKGMINHGLHIKFANHLSLRGYLDSDWACYPDDRRSVAGYCVYLGDTLVSWSSKKQVVVSRSSTESEYRALAHVLAEISWITS from the coding sequence ATGGTGCTTATTTACGTGGGTGATATTATTGTGACAGGAAACAACACTCTGTTACTCAAGCAATTTATATCACAGCTGAACACCAAATTTGCTCTCAAGGATTTGGGgcctttgcattttttttttggcATTGAGGTGCATAGAGATGAGTCGAGTCTCTATCTGAATCAAGGGAAATATGTAAAGGAGCTGTTGTCCAGAACAGGAATGCTACATTTGAAGCCTTGTCAAACACCAATGACAACTGGAAAGTCACAATCTAAATTTGATGGAGAGCCTCTTCAAAATCCCACAGAGTATCGAAGCATCATAGGCGGACTGCAGTACTTAACCCACACGAGACCTGATTTGAGTTTTGCTGTAAACAAACTCAGCCTGTTTCTTCAAGCTCCTACCTCAGCCCACTGGAGTGCAGCAAAACGGGTTCTTCGCTATCTCAAAGGGATGATAAATCATGGTCTACACATTAAATTTGCTAATCATTTATCTCTCAGAGGGTACTTGGATTCTGATTGGGCCTGCTACCCCGATGACAGGAGAAGTGTGGCAGGGTATTGTGTGTATTTAGGTGATACTCTTGTGTCTTGGTCATCCAAGAAGCAAGTTGTTGTTTCACGCTCAAGCACCGAGTCAGAGTATCGAGCACTTGCCCATGTTTTAGCAGAGATATCTTGGATTACATCCTAA